A part of Cannabis sativa cultivar Pink pepper isolate KNU-18-1 chromosome 6, ASM2916894v1, whole genome shotgun sequence genomic DNA contains:
- the LOC115725541 gene encoding protein SABRE isoform X1 yields MVVSPVKFLFGFLLFCILLWLLFIFASKLLAWFLSRKVGAFVKFRVGGWKCLRDVVVTFKKGPIESLSIGEIKISLRQSLVKLGFGFFSRDPKLQLLICELEIVMRPSTKSTSEAKTKKPRASGRGKWMVVANVARFLSISVTDLVLKTPKATLEVKELIVDISKDSQSKQNLSVKLHILPIVVHLGDQRVMCDQSSSFSSGGCLPTGTLSSAILERSSAAFVCEEFSLCSEFGHDREVGVVIKNVDIECGEVTVNLNEEMLSKSKSSSQASYQSDVAIESTVRSLDTKNVNKKPRAAAALSKYTSVIPEKLCFNLPKLDVKFVHREHNIVVENNIMGIQLKSIKSQASEDAGDSTRIDVQLDFSEIHLLREAGSSVLEILKVDVVSFVYVPTQPSLPIRAEVDVKLGGTRCNIIISRLQPWLRLHFSKKKRMVLQDEVSSIKSPPVSDAKAIMWTCTLSAPEMTIVLYSISGVPLYHGCSQSSHVYANNISDTGTAVHMELGELNLHLADEYQECLKENPFGVESNSGSLVHIAKVSLDWGKKDMESSEEDGPRCKLVLSVDVTGMGVYLTFKRVESIISTAMSFQALLKTLSASGKRTSQGRGGGRSSKSSGKGTRLLKFNLERCSVNFSGESVLENTVIDDPKRVNYGSQGGRVIISVSADGTPRRANIMSTLSNESKKLKYSISLDVFHFSLCVNKDKQSTQMELERARSIYQEYLDEQKMETKVTLFDMQNAKFVRRSGGLKEISVCSLFSATDITVRWEPDVHLMLFELSLKLKSLVHIQKLQQRSNEFMGDAEEKKHATVESGTSDKHKKKESIFAVDVEMLSISAEAGDGVDALVQVQSIFSENARIGVLLEGLILSFNGSRVFKSSRMQISRIPSVSMGSSGVKGPVSNTWDWVIQGLDVHICMPYRLQLRAIDDSVEDMLRCLKLVTAAKTSLIFPVKKDNLKAKKPSSINLGCLKFCIRKLTADIEEEPMQGWLDEHFQLMKNEASELAVRQKFLDDYVCKLNQSSKTADVSDSSQERKVCFNGIEIDIQDHSAVTKMQEEIYEKSFLSYYKACQNLLPSEGSGACRTGFQSGFRPSTARTSLLSITATDLDLSLTRIDGGDDGMIEVLKKLDPVCSENNIPFSRMYGRNINLHTSSLVVQLRNYTLPLFSATSGKCEGRVVLAQQATCFQPQIYQDVFIGKWRKVRMLRSASGTTPPMKTYSDLPLHFQKAEVSFGVGYEPAFADISYAFTVALRRANLSVRDSSGTSISQTQPLKKERSLPWWDEVRNYIHGSITLKFSETIWNVLGTVDPYEKLDKLQIISSFMEIQQSDGRVYVSAKDFKILVSSLESLASSRGVKLPRAVSIALIEAPEFTLEVTMDWECESGTPLNHYLYALPHEGEPRIKVYDPFRSTSLSLRWNFSLPSSCEKQSSTMRDTADVDGTVHDPPTVNFGAHDLAWMLRFWNMNYIPPHKLRSFSRWPRFGIPRVPRSGNLSLDKVMTEFMLRIDATPTCIKHMPLDDDDPAKGLTFNMDQLKYELCYSRGKQKYTFECKRDPLDLVYQGLDLHVLKAFLNKNQSTSIAKMVQMIRKNTQPASSEKVPGEKGNNTNNFSEKHSDDGFLLSSDYFTIRRQAPKADPATLLAWQEAGKRNDEITYVRSEYENDSESDEHTRSDPSYDDGYNVVIADNCQRVFVFGLKLLWTIENRDVVWSWVGGISKAFEPPKPSPSRQFAQRKLLEENQVRDGSDTQQDGILKPLTTSQGVSVPNQHTETSGSVSSPSHSVKVENSLPALKMENLSSVAIVKDGKLNGSEEDGTRHFMVNVFEPQFNLHSEEANGRFLLAAVSGRVLARSFHSVLQVGFEMIEQALGSGNLPIPECEPEMTWKRTELSVMLEHVQAHVAPTDVDPGAGLQWLPIVLRRSPKVKRTGALLERVFMPCDMYFRYTRHKGGTPELKVKPLKELTFNSHNITASMTSRQFQVMVDVLTNLLFARLPKPRKSSLSFPVEDDEDVEEEADEVVPDGVEEVELARVHLEEKEREQKLILNDIRKLSENSGDLYLEEGDLWWITGARSILVQGLKKELINAKKSRKEASASLRMALQKAAQLRLMEKEKNKSPSYAMRISLRINKVVWSMLVDGKSFAEAEINDLIYDFDRDYKDVGVALFTTKYFVVRNCLPNAKSDMLLSAWNPPPEWGKKVMLRVDAKQGAPKEGHSILEQFQVEIYPLKIHLTETMYRMMWEYLFPEEEQDSQRRQEVWKVSTTAGSKRVKKGSSTHDTPKENENPSKPSVSLSSVGQPSIVSDSCQALSLQNQTDNIVSRPTPVLRRTSSFDRSWEETVAESVATELVLQSISSSKNAPLDSVEQQDESSKNKLKDPKNLKTGRSSHEEKKVAKSHEEKRSRPRKMMEFHNIKISQVELLVTYEGSRFVVNDLKLLMDTFHRVEFTGTWRRLFSRVKKHIIWGVLKSVTGMQGKKFKDKAHSQRELTGSSVPDSDLNFSDNEGQAGKSDQYPLVWPNRPSDGAGDGFVTSIRGLFNTQRRKAKAFVLRTMRGETENNFQGDWSESDVELSPFARQLTMTKAKRLIRRHTKKFYSRQKASSSQQKESPPLSPRETTPFESDSSSGTSPYEDFHD; encoded by the exons ATGGTGGTTTCTCCAGTCAAGTTCCTTTTCGGCTTCTTGTTATTTTGTATTCTGCTGTGGTTGCTCTTCAT ATTTGCTTCAAAACTTCTCGCTTGGTTTTTAAGTCGCAAAGTGGGAGCATTTGTCAAATTTCGTGTTGGTGGATGGAAATGTCTGAGGGATGTTGTTGTCACATTCAAAAAG GGCCCTATTGAATCTTTATCGATTGGagaaattaaaataagcttACGTCAGTCATTGGTCAAACTTGGGTTTGGTTTTTTCTCCAGAGATCCAAAGCTGCAATTGTTAATATGCGAATTAGAAATAGTAATGCGGCCTTCAACTAAAAGCACATCTGAAGCTAAAACTAAAAAGCCACGTGCTTCAGGCAGGGGGAAATGGATGGTTGTTGCCAATGTTGCAAGGTTTTTATCCATTTCTGTGACAGATTTGGTTTTGAAG ACGCCAAAAGCTACTCTTGAAGTGAAGGAACTGATAGTTGACATATCTAAAGATTCTCAATCTAAGCAAAATCTGTCTGTTAAGCTACATATATTGCCTATTGTTGTTCACTTGGGTGACCAACGAGTTATGTGTGATCAGTCCTCCAGTTTCAGCTCTGGAGGATGCCTTCCCACCGGCACTTTGAGCTCTGCCATTTTGGAGAGATCATCTGCTGCTTTTGTCTGTGAAGAGTTTTCTCTCTGTTCTGAATTTGGTCATGATAG GGAAGTTGGTGTAGTCATCAAGAATGTGGACATAGAATGTGGGGAGGTCACTGTGAACCTAAATGAGGAGATGCTTTCAAAAAGCAAGAGTTCATCTCAAGCTTCTTATCAGTCTGATGTAGCTATAGAGTCAACTGTTCGCTCTTTGGACACTAAAAACGTAAACAAAAAACCACGCGCTGCTGCTGCTCTTTCAAAGTATACCTCTGTAATTCCAGAGAAG CTGTGCTTCAATTTACCAAAGTTGGATGTGAAATTTGTGCACCGAGAACACAATATTGTTGTTGAGAATAACATAATGGGAATCCAGTTGAAGAGCATCAAATCACAAGCCAGTGAAGATGCGGGAGATAGTACACGCATTGACGTTCAACTGGATTTTAGTGAGATTCAT CTACTTAGAGAAGCTGGCTCTTCTGTCCTGGAGATACTAAAAGTGGATGTCGTTTCATTTGTCTATGTTCCTACACAG CCATCATTACCTATTAGAGCTGAAGTTGATGTAAAACTTGGCGGTACTCGATGCAACATTATAATAAGTAGATTACAGCCATGGTTGCGCCTCCATTTTTCTAAAAAGAAGAGAATGGTGCTGCAGGATGAAGTTTCTTCTATTAAAAGCCCACCAGTTAGTGATGCCAAAGCTATTATGTGGACATGTACTCTTTCAGCTCCTGAGATGACTATTGTTCTTTATAGTATCAGTGGTGTGCCACTATATCAT GGTTGCTCTCAATCATCGCACGTATATGCAAATAACATTTCTGATACTGGAACCGCTGTACACATGGAACTTGGAGAATTAAATTTGCACCTAGCAGATGAATACCAAGAATGCTTGAAAGAAAACCCTTTTGGTGTTGAATCAAATTCTGGTTCCTTAGTGCACATAGCAAAGGTTAGTTTGGATTGGGGCAAGAAGGATATGGAATCATCTGAGGAAGATGGTCCCAGGTGTAAATTGGTTTTGTCTGTTGATGTAACTGGTATGGGTGTTTATTTGACTTTCAAGCGTGTTGAGTCAATTATATCAACAGCTATGTCTTTTCAAGCGCTCTTGAAAACTCTTTCTGCCTCTGGAAAAAGAACATCACAGGGGCGTGGTGGGGGGCGTTCATCCAAATCGTCAGGGAAGGGAACTCGACTTTTGAAGTTTAATCTTGAAAGGTGTTCTGTAAATTTCAGTGGTGAATCAGTTCTGGAAAATACTGTTATTGATGACCCTAAGCGTGTAAATTATGGATCACAAGGTGGTCGAGTTATAATAAGTGTCTCAGCTGATGGCACACCTCGACGTGCAAACATAATGTCTACACTTTCTAATGAATCCAAAAAGTTAAAGTATTCCATTTCTCTTGACGTATTTCATTTCAGTTTGTGTGTAAACAAGGATAAACAGTCAACGCAGATGGAACTTGAACGAGCTAGATCAATTTATCAGGAATATTTGGATGAGCAAAAAATGGAAACAAAAGTGACACTGTTTGACATGCAAAATGCTAAATTTGTACGACGATCTGGTGGTCTTAAAGAGATTTCTGTATGTTCTCTTTTCAGTGCAACTGATATTACAGTTAGGTGGGAGCCTGATGTACATCTAATGCTCTTTGAACTGAGTTTGAAATTAAAGTCACTTGTACACATTCAGAAACTTCAGCAACGAAGTAATGAGTTTATGGGAGATGCTGAAGAGAAGAAACATGCCACTGTTGAATCAGGAACTTCTGATAAGCACAAGAAAAAGGAATCTATTTTTGCTGTTGATGTGGAGATGCTGAGCATATCGGCTGAGGCTGGAGATGGGGTTGATGCACTGGTTCAGGTTCAGtcaattttttctgaaaatGCCCGAATTGGAGTACTTCTTGAAGGACTTATACTTAGTTTTAATGGTTCCAGAGTATTCAAAAGTAGCCGCATGCAAATTTCACGTATCCCTAGTGTCTCAATGGGTTCATCTGGTGTGAAAGGACCTGTAAGTAACACATGGGATTGGGTAATTCAAGGCCTTGATGTTCACATTTGCATGCCATACAGGTTGCAATTGCGTGCTATTGATGATTCTGTTGAGGATATGTTGCGCTGTCTTAAACTAGTAACTGCTGCTAAAACTAGTCTTATTTTTCCGGTGAAGAAAGATAACCTAAAAGCTAAGAAGCCCAGCTCAATAAATTTAGGCTGTCTCAAGTTTTGCATACGCAAGCTAACTGCTGATATTGAGGAGGAGCCAATGCAGGGTTGGCTTGATGAACATTTTCAACTGATGAAGAATGAGGCCTCTGAGTTAGCTGTTAGACAGAAATTTCTTGATGATTATGTATGCAAGCTGAACCAAAGCTCTAAAACTGCTGATGTAAGTGACTCTAGTCAGGAAAGAAAGGTTTGCTTTAATGGAATTGAGATCGATATACAAGATCATTCAGCTGTCACTAAAATGcaggaagaaatttatgaaaaatcATTCCTGTCATATTACAAGGCATGTCAAAATCTATTACCATCAGAAGGTTCAGGAGCTTGCCGTACAGGGTTTCAGTCTGGTTTTAGGCCAAGCACTGCTAGAACTTCTCTTCTCTCCATTACAGCTACTGATTTGGATTTAAGCTTGACAAGGATTGATGGTGGGGATGATGGCATGATAGAGGTTTTAAAGAAGCTTGATCCTGTCTGTAGTGAAAATAATATACCATTTTCTAGAATGTATGGGAGGAATATTAACTTGCATACAAGCTCTCTTGTGGTTCAACTACGAAATTATACTCTTCCCCTGTTTTCTGCTACTTCTGGGAAATGTGAAGGTCGTGTTGTGCTTGCGCAGCAG GCAACTTGTTTTCAACCTCAAATTTACCAAGATGTCTTCATTGGGAAATGGAGAAAAGTGCGCATGCTTCGATCTGCTAGTGGTACAACTCCACCAATGAAAACATATTCAGATCTGCCTCTTCATTTTCAGAAAGCAGAAGTGTCAtttggagtcggatatgagcCAGCTTTTGCTGATATTAGCTATGCTTTTACTGTGGCTCTTCGTAGGGCTAATTTAAGTGTGAGAGATTCTTCTGGTACATCCATTTCACAAACACAGCCGTTAAAAAAGGAGCGAAGTTTACCTTGGTGGGATGAAGTAAGAAATTACATTCATGGAAGTATCACCTTAAAGTTTTCTGAAACCATATGGAATGTTCTTGGAACTGTTGATCCTTATGAGAAGCTTGACAAACTTCAAATTATCTCTAGTTTTATGGAGATTCAACAGTCAGATGGCCGTGTTTATGTTTCCGCCAAGGATTTTAAGATTTTAGTTAGCAGTTTAGAGAGTTTAGCAAGCAGTCGTGGTGTAAAACTTCCTAGAGCTGTGTCAATTGCACTTATTGAAGCACCGGAGTTTACCCTTGAAGTTACAATGGATTGGGAATGTGAATCTGGCACTCCTTTGAATCATTATTTATATGCACTTCCACATGAAGGGGAACCTCGCATAAAAGTCTACGATCCCTTCCGATCTACTTCGTTGTCTCTGCGCTGGAACTTTTCTCTACCTTCTTCTTGTGAAAAGCAATCTTCTACCATGAGAGACACTGCTGATGTAGATGGAACTGTTCATGATCCTCCAACAGTGAATTTTGGAGCTCATGACCTAGCATGGATGCTAAGGTTCTGGAACATGAATTATATTCCTCCTCACAAACTGCGTTCCTTCTCTCGTTGGCCTCGTTTTGGAATTCCAAGAGTTCCAAGGTCAGGCAACTTGTCCTTAGACAAAGTTATGACTGAATTCATGCTCCGTATAGATGCTACTCCTACTTGTATAAAGCATATGCCACTAGATGATGATGATCCAGCCAAAGGACTGACATTCAATATGGATCAGCTAAAATATGAACTCTGTTATAGTCGAGGGAAGCAAAAGTACACTTTTGAATGCAAGCGTGACCCTCTTGATCTTGTTTACCAGGGTCTTGACCTTCATGTGCTTAAGGCATTTCTAAATAAAAACCAAAGTACCAGTATTGCAAAAATGGTTCAAATGATAAGGAAAAACACACAACCTGCATCAAGTGAGAAAGTTCCTGGTGAAAAAGGTAACAACACGAACAACTTCTCAGAGAAGCATAGTGATGATGGATTTTTGTTATCATCTGATTATTTCACAATCAGAAGGCAAGCTCCTAAGGCTGACCCTGCTACGTTGTTAGCTTGGCAAGAAGCTGGAAAAAGAAATGACGAGATAACATATGTGAGGTCTGAGTATGAAAATGATAGTGAGAGTGATGAGCATACAAGATCTGATCCAAGTTATGATGATGGGTACAATGTGGTAATAGCTGACAATTGCCAGCGTGTTTTTGTTTTTGGTCTCAAGCTTTTGTGGACAATAGAGAATAGAGATGTTGTCTGGTCTTGGGTTGGTGGTATATCCAAAGCATTTGAACCCCCGAAACCTTCTCCATCTCGACAGTTTGCACAGAGAAAATTGCTTGAGGAGAACCAAGTACGTGATGGATCTGATACACAGCAAGATGGGATCTTAAAGCCCCTTACTACCAGCCAAGGTGTAAGTGTTCCTAACCAACATACAGAGACATCGGGATCAGTTTCATCTCCGTCACATTCAGTCAAAGTAGAAAACTCATTGCCTGCACTTAAAATGGAGAACTTGTCATCTGTTGCAATTG TTAAAGATGGAAAACTTAATGGTTCTGAAGAAGATGGAACTCGTCATTTCATGGTGAATGTTTTTGAGCCACAGTTTAACCTTCACTCAGAAGAGGCTAAT GGAAGATTTCTGCTTGCTGCTGTCAGTGGTCGTGTTTTAGCCCGGTCATTTCATTCAGTGCTTCAAGTTGGCTTTGAGATGATTGAGCAAGCACTTGGTAGTGGAAATCTCCCTATTCCAGAGTGTGAACCCGAAATGACATGGAAGCGCACGGAATTATCAGTGATGTTAGAGCATGTTCAGGCTCATGTGGCTCCTACTGATGTTGACCCTGGGGCTGGATTGCAGTGGCTTCCCATAGTTCTTAGAAGGTCTCCCAAAGTTAAACGTACTGGTGCTCTTCTTGAGAGAGTATTTATGCCTTGCGATATGTATTTTCGGTACACAAGGCACAAAGGTGGGACTCCAGAATTAAAG GTGAAGCCCTTGAAAGAGCTCACTTTTAATTCTCATAATATCACGGCCTCAATGACTTCACGTCAATTTCAAGTTATGGTGGATGTCTTGACAAATCTTCTTTTTGCCCGTTTACCTAA GCCTCGTAAAAGTAGCCTTTCATTTCCCGttgaagatgatgaagatgTTGAGGAGGAAGCAGATGAGGTGGTTCCTGATGGTGTTGAAGAGGTGGAGCTTGCAAGAGTTCATCTTGAGGAGAAAGAGCGAGAGCAAAAGTTGATACTCAATGACATTAGGAAATTGTCTGAGAATTCTGGAGACCTATACCTAGAGGAGGGGGACCTTTGGTGGATTACTGGTGCAAGGTCCATTCTG GTGCAAGGACTAAAGAAAGAGCTTATTAATGCCAAGAAATCTAGGAAGGAAGCATCTGCATCATTGAGGATGGCTCTACAGAAAGCTGCTCAACTACGGCTTATGGAGAAAGAGAAGAACAAAAGTCCATCATATGCTATGCGTATATCTCTGCGAATTAACAAAGTGGTTTGGAGCATGCTTGTTGATGGTAAATCTTTTGCTGAAGCTGAGATAAATGACTTG ATTTATGACTTTGACCGAGATTACAAGGATGTTGGAGTTGCTCTTTTCACAACTAAATATTTTGTTGTCCGAAACTGCCTGCCCAACGCAAAGTCAGATATGCTTTTATCAGCATGGAATCCTCCACCAGAGTGGGGAAA aaaagttatgcttcGTGTGGATGCAAAACAGGGAGCTCCGAAGGAGGGTCATTCTATCCTTGAACAATTTCAG GTTGAGATTTACCCCCTTAAAATCCATCTGACGGAGACCATGTACCGGATGATGTGGGAATATTTATTCCCCGAAGAAGAACAAGATTCACAGAGGCGGCAG GAAGTCTGGAAGGTTTCTACAACTGCGGGTTCAAAACGTGTTAAGAAAGGCTCTTCAACTCATGACACTCCAAAAGAGAATGAGAACCCATCAAAACCAAGTGTCTCCTTGTCATCCGTCGGTCAACCCTCTATTGTATCTGATTCTTGTCAA GCTTTGAGCTTGCAAAACCAGACAGATAATATTGTTAGCAGGCCAACCCCAGTGTTACGGAGAACTTCTTCTTTTGATAGATCATGGGAAGAGACTGTGGCAGAGTCTGTTGCTACTGAGCTGGTCTTGCAGAGTATTTCTTCTTCCAAAAATGCTCCACTTGATTCTGTCGAGCAACAAGATGAATCGTCAAAGAATAAACTGAAAGATCCCAAGAATCTCAAAACTGGTAGGTCATCCCATGAAGagaaaaaagtagcaaaatcaCACGAGGAGAAAAGATCTAGGCCACGAAAAATGATGGAGTTTCATAATATTAAGATTAGCCAG GTTGAGCTGCTGGTTACTTATGAGGGATCAAGGTTTGTTGTGAATGATCTTAAGTTACTAATGGATACATTTCACCGCGTTGAGTTTACGGGGACTTGGCGGAGATTATTCTCGCGTGTTAAGAAGCATATCATATGGGGTGTCTTAAAGTCCGTAACGGGGATGCAG GGCAAGAAGTTTAAAGACAAAGCACATAGTCAGAGAGAACTGACTGGGTCTAGTGTGCCTGATAGCGATCTTAATTTCAGCGACAATGAAGGTCAGGCAGGAAAATCTGATCAGTACCCGTTGGTTTGGCCTAACCGTCCAAGTGATGGAGCAGGCGATGGCTTTGTCACTTCAATTAGAGGTCTATTCAATACTCAACGACGCAAGGCAAAGGCGTTTGTTTTGAGGACAATGAGGGGTGAAAcggaaaataatttccaaggtgaTTGGAGCGAAAGTGACGTAGAGTTGTCTCCCTTTGCTAGGCAACTCACGATGACAAAGGCTAAGAGGCTTATAAGGCGCCACACGAAAAAGTTCTACTCTAGACAAAAAG CTTCCTCGTCCCAACAGAAAGAATCACCTCCCTTATCACCAAGGGAGACCACTCCATTCGAAAGTGATTCTTCAAGTGGAACCTCGCCATACGAGGATTTTCATGACTAG